From the Thomasclavelia ramosa DSM 1402 genome, the window AATCATAAAAATCTTGTAAACACCCTTTAAAGCCAGCAACTACATCTTTTTTGCATAATGCAATTTTTTTTGAAGAATCGTAATCTCGACTTGGATCGTATTTATCAGCTTCATAAATACACATATCAAGTTTTGACATATATAAAGAAGCAGTTGTATGATGCCTAATTGCTTGTAATATTTCAGGATCATCAACTAAATACTCATTTTTTGCAACATATTCAGATAACCATTGATGCCAAACCGCCTCTGGTTTATTAAGATAATCTGGATAATTTTTTTGCATTATTACAACAGCTTCATCATGAGGCATTTCTTTAGCAATATCATGAAGCATTCCTGCTACATATGCTTTTCTACCATCTAGATTATTAGCTAATGCAATTTCTTTAGCTAAATGAGCCATGCTCACTGTATGACGATAGCGTTTTAAAGACATTTTATTTTTCACAATTGTTTCTAAATAAATACCATTATTAACAATATATTTTAAAACTTCAGGATTTAAAGCATGTAATGCACCATTCCGGATATTATTACTAGCGTCATCACTGGCAACCAAATCTAAGTGAATAAAATTATATTTATCTAAATTATCATTAATTTGATAACCTATGCGATCGAATACCACTAATTGAGCTAATTGACTCAATTCTTTAGCAGCAATCCATTTATGATATAAACTTGCTTGATCCATTCCCATCATAAAATATAACTGATCATTTGGATATATTTTTTTTAGATATCTAATTGTATCGATCGTATAATTTTTTTTACTACTATCTTGATCAATCTCGTAGCGGCAAATTTCAACATTTTTATAGCGCTTTAAAGCAATTTCCAACATCGCTAATCGTTGTTGTTTAGTTGCTCCTGTAGAGTCTTTCCATGGGTTGTTAGCAGTCGGCATAACTAAAATTTTATCTAACTTTAATTGCCTGATTGACTCTTCAATCACGCGTACATGAGAACGATGAATTGGGTCAAAACTACCGCCAAAAACACCTATTTTTATCATGGTAATTTATAAATTTCCTTTTCACTTGGGCGATATAAAATAATTGTTCTTCCTAAAATTTGCACAACATCTGCTTTTGTTTTCATACTTAACTCTAGCGCAATCTCATTTTTTGAATCAGCACATGATTCAAGAATTTTTACTTTGATCAATTCATGAGCTTCTAGAGCATCGTCAATACCTTCAATTTGAGTTTGATGAACTCCTTCTTTACCAATTTGAAAAATAGCATTTAAATTATGTGCTATCCCTCTTAAATATCTTTTTTGCTTTCCTGTTAACATAACCCGATTCCTTTCTAAATTAATGCTTCTCTAATAAAAACACCAACACCTTGTGGTGCATGAACTCTAACATTGGCATTGGGACAATTAACACTGACAAATCCTAGACCGGAAATAACAATATCAATTTTACCCTCTGGTAATTTAAAATCATAACTTGCCATTTCATTAATATCCTTAATACTTTCAATTTCCGGCATCAGAGTCAAGTGCCGATTATATAAATTATCACTGTTTCCCAATTTAGTTCTATGAATTTTTAATAATTTTGGAAAAAAACAAGTAAAAGAACTACGCGGTCCTTTAATGAAATCAACGCGTGCCAACCCACCAAAATATAGTGTTTGTTGGTCGTTTAATTGAAAATTAATTGGTCTTAATTCGCTTTTAGGAATAATTATTCTCAAATCTTCATCTTTAACTAAATGAGCCATCTGATGATTATTAATGATACCAGGCGAATCATATAAATAATTTTTATCATCTAGTGGAATTTCAATTAAATCAAGCGTTGTTCCAGGAAATTCACTTGTTGTTATTAAATTATCAGTTACTCCTGCATAATGTTTTAATAAAGAATTAATCAACGAAGATTTCCCGACATTAGTAACTCCAACAATATAAACATCTCGACCATGACGATATTCATTAATCTTATCTATTAATAAATCTAAATTATAATTTTTGGTTCCACTTGATAAAATAACGTCAATAGGTTTAATTCCTGATTCTTTCAACTGTCTTCTTAGCCAATGCTCAATTTTACGATCTTTTAGTGATTTTGGCAAAATATCTCGTTTGTTTCCAAGAACTAAAATATCATTATTATTAAGATGCCGTGATAATCCATTTATTAAGCTGCCATTATAATCAAATAAATCAACTAAATAAACAACAAGACAATCATGATTTCCGATTTCTTGAAGAATTTTTAAAAAATCATCACTAGTAAGATCTGTTTTTTGTAATTCATGATAATTTTTTAAGCGAAAACAGCGTTTACAAAGAATTACATCTTTTTCTAAAGCATTTTTAGGCACAAAACCTATCTTTTTTTCGTCTTCACTTTGAATTATGGCTCCACAGCCAAAACATCTAATCTCTTTAGTCATACTATCTCCTTTTCAAACCACTCCCATTGTACCTTATTTTAAGCCAATTTTAAAGTAAATAATCGTTAAAATAAAACTTGGTATAATTTTATTTATTTGGATGAATATAAAGATTTTTGTCCTAAATTAAAAGATTGACAATATATATGTATTAGAGGTGAAATATAAATGTTTTCAACATTATTATCCTTACTTACTAATGGTTTCTTTGTCTCATACATTAAATCAAAATCTTTTGAGTTACCACTAACAGCTAAAGAGGAAGAAAGATATCTTGAACAGTTTTTTAATGGTGACAAAGAGGCTCGGAATGTTTTAATTGAAAGAAATTTAAGATTGGTAGCTCATATTGCTAAAAAATACGAGAACAATAAAGATATGCAGGAAGATCTGATTTCAATTGGAACAATAGGACTGATTAAAGCAGTCGATAGTTATAAACAAAACCATAAAACTAAGTTAGCCACTTATGCTTCCAGATGTATTGAAAATGAGATATTAATGCATCTTAGAACTAATAAAAAGACTAACTTAGATATTTCATTAAATGAGACAATCGGTATTGATAAGGATGGCAGTGAAATAGTTTTAGGTGATATCATTGCCGCAAAACAAGAGGAGTTTATCGATATAGTAGATAAAAAGGATACTTTAGATAAATTTACAACATATTTTAGTGTTCTTGAACCCCGCGAAAAAGATACTTTGATTATGCGTTATGGCTTGAATAATACCAAAAAGTATACTCAAAAAGATATTGCTAAAAAATTAAATATCTCACGTTCTTATGTTTCACGTCTTGAAAAACGTGCATTAATTAAATTATTGCGTGAACATATGAAAGAAAAACCGTAAATTATATAATTTACGGTTTAAAAATCATCTTCTTTTAGAATATCTTCTAGAGATATTTTTTCATATTTAATTGGTTCTGTTTTTTTGGGTACTTTAACAACCGCTTTATTTTTGGTAGTTTCAACCTCATCACTTTCAAAATCATCTAATAAGGTATGCTCTTTGGGTTGTTTAAAGATTTCTAAATCAACTTCGGTTTTCTTAGCTACATCATAATCGCTTGTTGAAATTGGAGAATTTATATAAACATCATCAATTACTTGATTAGCCGTTAATTTATTAGCTACACTTGGTTTTTGCTCAAGATTAGCATTATTATAGTCAGTTGCTTTAAATTCAAATGAAGTCTGATCGTTTAAAGTGACTGTAATTAATTGTGAATTATCAACAATTACGGAATCTTTTACATAAATAATTTTAGATTTAGGATTCTTATACAATAAAGTTCCTTTTGTAGCACGATTGCAAGGTGTTATATCGCCAATTTTAATTCGTTTAACCCCACCTTCTTCGCTAATAACGATTAATGAACTGCTAACTAATGGATTAAAAATATTGAGACTAACTAACTCATCATTTTTTAAATTTACAGCTCTAATCCCAGCGGCTTTGATTCCAACGATTGAAACTTCTTGCTCTGAATATAATGCTCCATACCCAGCTTTAGTCGTTAAGATAATTCCTTGATTATTATCAGTCAATTTAACATCGACTACCCGATCATCATTCTTTAATCCCATACATTTAAGGGGCTTTGAATATCGAGTAACTTCAAAATCTTTTAAATTCGTCCGTTTGATTTGACCATTTTTTGTTGCTAGCATAACGTACAATGGTAAATTAAAATCTTTTACCAAAATAGTTCCGATGATTTTTTCACCAGCATTTAGTTTTACTAAATAACTAACATGTTTACCAGCATCTTTCCATTTAAATTCTTCAATCTTATGAACTGGAATAAAGAGATAATTTCCAGCATCAGTAAACAGCAATAAATGATCTAACGTATTGGCTTGATACATTGAAACTAGATAGTCATTTTCTTTTTTGCCGAACGGAATACCTTCACTAGCCTTGATAGAACGATTACTAATTCGCTTAATATATCCATCACGGGTAATAGAAACATTGATATCCTCAGATAGGATCATTGCTTTCTCATCTATTTTAATTTCTTGAACCTCATCACGAATTTTTGATAGACGTGGCATTGGATATTTTTTCTTAATACCTTTTAATTGATCAATAATAACTTTACGTAGAACCTCATCACTGTTTAAAATATTATTTAAATATGCAATTCGATTATCTAATTCTTTATTTTCATTTTCCAATGTGACAATATCAGTGTTTGTTAAACGATACAATTGTAACATTACAATTGCTTCAGCTTGTTTTTCGCTAAAACCATATTTTTCAATCAAGTTATTTTTAGCATCGCTTTTATCTTTTGATTGTCTAATTGTTTTTACAACCTCATCTAAAATTGAAATTGCTTTAATCAATCCTTCAACGATATGTTTACGCTCATTAGCCTTATTAAGATCATGAATTGAACTTCGTGTAACAACATCTATTTGATGTGCAATATAGCCATCTAAAATCTCAATTACCCCCATTAAGACTGGTCGCTTATCTTTGATTGCAACCATATTATAGTTGTAATTTTTTTGTAGATCAGTATTTTTGTATAGATAGTTAAGAGTATTTTGTACATTTATATCCTTTTTTAAATCAATAACAATCCGTAATCCAGTACGATCAGATTCATCACGAACTTCGATAATTCCATCGATATTGCGATTAAATCGAATTTCATCAATTTTACGAACTAATTCTGCTTTGTTTACTTCATAGGGAATTTCAGTAATAACGATTTTATTCATCGTTTTCTCTTCAATCATTTCACTAGTACTACGAACAATCACTTTCCCACGGCCACTTTTAAAGGCATTTAAAATTCCTTGTTTTCCTTCAACAATAGCTCCAGTTGGAAAATCTGGACCTTTAATAAATTCCATTAGTTTTTCCAAAGAACAGTTAGGGTATTTAATTCGATGAATCGTTGCATCGATTACTTCTTCAAGATTATGTGGAGGAATATCTGTTGCATAACCGGCCGATATTCCCGTTGCACCATTTACTAATAAATTTGGATAGGCCGCTGGTAATACAGTTGGTTCATATTCTGTATCATCAAAGTTTAAAGACATTAATACTGTATCTTTATCTAAATCTTTTAGTAATTCAACAGCAATTGCTGATAGACGAGCTTCAGTATAACGCATTGCTGCTGCCGGATCGTTATCAATAGATCCATTATTTCCTTGCATATCAACTAATGGAACACGCATTTTCCAATCTTGGGATAAACGGACCATTGCATCATATACTGATGTGTCTCCATGAGGATGATAATTACCAATAACGTTCCCAACTGTTTTTGCTGACTTACGATATGGTTTTGAATATAAATTTCCTTCTTTATACATCGAATAAAGAATCCGGCGCTGTACTGGTTTTAAACCATCACGAACATCAGGTAAAGCACGATCTTGAATAATATATTTAGAATATTTTCCAAAGCGGTCACCCATGATAGTTTCTAATGACATAATTATTTTTTTATCCACGCTTATTTTCTCCTTACTCAATTGCAAAATTATCTTCTAATGTAAATTGGACATTTTGTTCAATCCATTCTCGTCTTGGTTCTACTTTATCACCCATTAATACAGAAACTCGACGTTCAACAATTGCCGCATCTTCAATTGATACTTGAATTAAAGTCCGAGTTTCTGGATTCATAGTTGTTTCCCATAATTGAGAAGCATTCATCTCCCCAAGTCCTTTATACCGTTGTACATTATATCCACGACCAATTTTCTTCTTTGCTTCTTCTAATTCGTCTTCTTCCCAAGCGTAAACGATATCTTCCTTTTTCCCACTTTTCTTTGACACTTTATAAAGTGGTGGTAAAGCAATATATACTTTTCCTGCAGTAATTAGATCTCGCATATATCGATAGAAGAAAGTTAGTAAAAGAATTTGAATATGGGCACCGTCGGTATCAGCATCGGTCATGATGATTACTTTATTATAATTACTATCTTTTTCGTTAAAATCAGCTCCAACGCCAGCCCCAATTGTATTAATAATTGTTGCAATTTCTTCATTTTTTAAAATGTCAGCCATTGCTGCCTTTTCAGTATTAACAACTTTTCCTCGTAATGGTAAAATTGCTTGATATTTACGATCGCGACCTTGTTTTGCACTACCGCCTGCTGAATCTCCTTCGACTAAGTATAGCTCTTTACGTTTTTTATCTTTAGATTGAGCAGGTGCTAATTTTCCACTTAAAATTTTTTCTTGACGTGGGCCTTTACCTTTACGAGCAGCTTCTCGAGCTTTACGTGCCGCATCACGAACTTGAGCAGCTTTAATCATTTTCTTAACAAGATTATCTGCTGTTTCTTTATGCTCTTCTAAAAAATATGTAAGTTTTTCATAAACTACTGTATCTACAACATTTCGTGCCTCTGGCGTTCCTAGTTTAGATTTTGTTTGTCCTTCAAACTGTAAATAATGTTCAGGTACTTTAATTGAAATAATTGCCGAAAGTCCTTCACGAACATCATTTCCTTCTAAATTCTTGTCCTTTTCTTTTAATAACCCATATTTACGAGCATATTCATTAAACGTTCTAGTTAAAGCTGATCTAAATCCTGTTTCATGAGTTCCACCATCACCAGTTCTAACTAAATTCACAAAAGATAAAGTAGTTTCTTGATAACCACTAGTGAACTGCATAGCGACATCAACTTCTATTTCATTATTTGTACCCTCAATATTAATAATTTCATTAAGAGTCTCTTTTTCATAATTTAAATATTCAACAAATGCTGTTAAACCATTATCGTATTGATAACTTATCTCTTTACCTGTACGTTCATCAACTAAATCAATTTTGATTCCTTTTAAAAGGAACGCACTTTCCATCAATCGTTCACT encodes:
- the yqeH gene encoding ribosome biogenesis GTPase YqeH — its product is MTKEIRCFGCGAIIQSEDEKKIGFVPKNALEKDVILCKRCFRLKNYHELQKTDLTSDDFLKILQEIGNHDCLVVYLVDLFDYNGSLINGLSRHLNNNDILVLGNKRDILPKSLKDRKIEHWLRRQLKESGIKPIDVILSSGTKNYNLDLLIDKINEYRHGRDVYIVGVTNVGKSSLINSLLKHYAGVTDNLITTSEFPGTTLDLIEIPLDDKNYLYDSPGIINNHQMAHLVKDEDLRIIIPKSELRPINFQLNDQQTLYFGGLARVDFIKGPRSSFTCFFPKLLKIHRTKLGNSDNLYNRHLTLMPEIESIKDINEMASYDFKLPEGKIDIVISGLGFVSVNCPNANVRVHAPQGVGVFIREALI
- the parE gene encoding DNA topoisomerase IV subunit B, encoding MAAKSNYDESNIQILEGLEAVRKRPGMYIGSTDARGLHHLVWEIVDNAIDEALSGFGDNIQVTICKDNSIKVTDHGRGMPTGMHASGKPTTEVILTILHAGGKFNEDGGYKTSGGLHGVGASVVNALSSWLEVTIYRDGKIWQQRFEDGGSKVGKLKVIGKSNQTGTTIHFMPDSSIFSVYEYNFSTISERLMESAFLLKGIKIDLVDERTGKEISYQYDNGLTAFVEYLNYEKETLNEIINIEGTNNEIEVDVAMQFTSGYQETTLSFVNLVRTGDGGTHETGFRSALTRTFNEYARKYGLLKEKDKNLEGNDVREGLSAIISIKVPEHYLQFEGQTKSKLGTPEARNVVDTVVYEKLTYFLEEHKETADNLVKKMIKAAQVRDAARKAREAARKGKGPRQEKILSGKLAPAQSKDKKRKELYLVEGDSAGGSAKQGRDRKYQAILPLRGKVVNTEKAAMADILKNEEIATIINTIGAGVGADFNEKDSNYNKVIIMTDADTDGAHIQILLLTFFYRYMRDLITAGKVYIALPPLYKVSKKSGKKEDIVYAWEEDELEEAKKKIGRGYNVQRYKGLGEMNASQLWETTMNPETRTLIQVSIEDAAIVERRVSVLMGDKVEPRREWIEQNVQFTLEDNFAIE
- the sigK gene encoding RNA polymerase sporulation sigma factor SigK, translated to MFSTLLSLLTNGFFVSYIKSKSFELPLTAKEEERYLEQFFNGDKEARNVLIERNLRLVAHIAKKYENNKDMQEDLISIGTIGLIKAVDSYKQNHKTKLATYASRCIENEILMHLRTNKKTNLDISLNETIGIDKDGSEIVLGDIIAAKQEEFIDIVDKKDTLDKFTTYFSVLEPREKDTLIMRYGLNNTKKYTQKDIAKKLNISRSYVSRLEKRALIKLLREHMKEKP
- a CDS encoding nicotinate-nucleotide adenylyltransferase; its protein translation is MIKIGVFGGSFDPIHRSHVRVIEESIRQLKLDKILVMPTANNPWKDSTGATKQQRLAMLEIALKRYKNVEICRYEIDQDSSKKNYTIDTIRYLKKIYPNDQLYFMMGMDQASLYHKWIAAKELSQLAQLVVFDRIGYQINDNLDKYNFIHLDLVASDDASNNIRNGALHALNPEVLKYIVNNGIYLETIVKNKMSLKRYRHTVSMAHLAKEIALANNLDGRKAYVAGMLHDIAKEMPHDEAVVIMQKNYPDYLNKPEAVWHQWLSEYVAKNEYLVDDPEILQAIRHHTTASLYMSKLDMCIYEADKYDPSRDYDSSKKIALCKKDVVAGFKGCLQDFYDFSHEKGRKIDECFFEIYNKYAKGDINE
- the parC gene encoding DNA topoisomerase IV subunit A, which produces MDKKIIMSLETIMGDRFGKYSKYIIQDRALPDVRDGLKPVQRRILYSMYKEGNLYSKPYRKSAKTVGNVIGNYHPHGDTSVYDAMVRLSQDWKMRVPLVDMQGNNGSIDNDPAAAMRYTEARLSAIAVELLKDLDKDTVLMSLNFDDTEYEPTVLPAAYPNLLVNGATGISAGYATDIPPHNLEEVIDATIHRIKYPNCSLEKLMEFIKGPDFPTGAIVEGKQGILNAFKSGRGKVIVRSTSEMIEEKTMNKIVITEIPYEVNKAELVRKIDEIRFNRNIDGIIEVRDESDRTGLRIVIDLKKDINVQNTLNYLYKNTDLQKNYNYNMVAIKDKRPVLMGVIEILDGYIAHQIDVVTRSSIHDLNKANERKHIVEGLIKAISILDEVVKTIRQSKDKSDAKNNLIEKYGFSEKQAEAIVMLQLYRLTNTDIVTLENENKELDNRIAYLNNILNSDEVLRKVIIDQLKGIKKKYPMPRLSKIRDEVQEIKIDEKAMILSEDINVSITRDGYIKRISNRSIKASEGIPFGKKENDYLVSMYQANTLDHLLLFTDAGNYLFIPVHKIEEFKWKDAGKHVSYLVKLNAGEKIIGTILVKDFNLPLYVMLATKNGQIKRTNLKDFEVTRYSKPLKCMGLKNDDRVVDVKLTDNNQGIILTTKAGYGALYSEQEVSIVGIKAAGIRAVNLKNDELVSLNIFNPLVSSSLIVISEEGGVKRIKIGDITPCNRATKGTLLYKNPKSKIIYVKDSVIVDNSQLITVTLNDQTSFEFKATDYNNANLEQKPSVANKLTANQVIDDVYINSPISTSDYDVAKKTEVDLEIFKQPKEHTLLDDFESDEVETTKNKAVVKVPKKTEPIKYEKISLEDILKEDDF
- the yhbY gene encoding ribosome assembly RNA-binding protein YhbY, whose translation is MLTGKQKRYLRGIAHNLNAIFQIGKEGVHQTQIEGIDDALEAHELIKVKILESCADSKNEIALELSMKTKADVVQILGRTIILYRPSEKEIYKLP